Within the Legionella pneumophila subsp. pneumophila str. Philadelphia 1 genome, the region GTTCTGTATTTTGCAGATATTTATTATGAGTCGCATGTATTGTGGGTATTCCTTTTGACTGTGCGGCTTCTATTTCTGTATGGTCATCATCGATAAATACTTTTATCTTATTACCGCTCATTTTTTGGATATACAAAATGAAACTTGCTTTATCAGGAAAGTTTGTTTCACCATACCTTGTAAATAATAAACGATTATCATTGTCTTCAAATGTGAAATTTTCTAATGGCATAATTGAAGACTCTAGATCATAACTTTGTAATTGGAGCTGTCTTAACCTATTTAAGTCTCCTCGTGAACTGACGATCACAACATGATATTTTTCTTGAAGTTGTTTCAGCGCTTCTACTGCACCAATAAACATAGGAGACATTTGATAAATAGTATTGTTTTCGTCTGTTACCGATTCAAAATCTTCTGCGTTCTCTCTATTGACTAATGTATCATCCCAATCAATAAAAATTAGTTCTTTGGCCATGGTTAACTCCAGATTAATCTTAAATAATTTAATGTAACAATCGCAAGATCATAAAGATTAAATTTTTTACAATTATAGCCCGTTAGAGCAATAGAAATAACTGTCATTTTTTAGCAGTGAAATAGGAATAAACTAAGTGTAAAAAGAATAGGAGCAGAGTAATCCCAGGTGTAAATGAAGTTTTTTTAAATTTTTTTCATCCATTATTTTAGGTTCAACCCTATGACAAAACCTACAATTAATCAATAATGCGGTATCAATCTTTTGCTGTTCAAGATCATTATCAGTATTTCTTCCTAATCAGTAATTTCGAGTGCTAAAAACCAATCATTTGGTAGTTGCTTTTTCACAAATCTGTCTGCTCGTCCATGTGTTTGGATCATCTTAATTGCTCCAGTAATTTTCATTTATTAAATCCTGTAGCTTAAGTAATAGAAACAGAAACAAGTTGTCGGCGTGATTATAGGTAAAAAATAAGTGCCATAACTGTTCAATTTCGACAGTTATTTTATAGATCAAAATGGTTAAAATATGTCTAATTATTTCAATTTAGACGAGTTAGCAAATACATGAATAACTATTTTGGGAGTAATTAAAATATGTTTGATAGAAATATAAAAGAAATAATCAATGAATTACAAGAAAAGGATTTACTTCCGGACACTGGAAAAATTATCGGCGGACCCCGAAATCAATTTGATAAGAAAGGAGAGATAAAACAAGGGTATCTTTTTTCAGTTATGAACAAAGAACCAATAGGAAAAGGTGGGTTCGCTTCTGTTTATCCTGTTACGCTGTATCGGCAAGGTGAAACTGGATTTGCTAAAAAATCTACTGATCATAAGAAGTTTGTAACAAAGAAATTTAATTTAAATAAACTTAAAATAAAATACACCAACTTAAATATAGAAAATTTAATTGAAAAAGAGTTTGAGTTTTGTCGAAAAGCAGGGCACTTAAGTATAAAACCACCTGTTTACAATAATAATAAATGTTATCTAACGATGAAACGAATGCCAGGGATGGATTTAAATCGTATCTTCAATAAATTAATGGCTAATCCTCATTATCTTACAGAGGGTCAACGAATTAAGATAACCTATGCTTTATTATTGGCTTTGAAAAATCAGGTGATTGATAAAGGAATTATTCATCGAGATATAAAGCCTGAGAATATTCATGTTAAAGTGGTTGACCCTGTTGAAGTGAATATTTTCGATTACGGACTTGCCAAAAATGCAGGCGAAGACGATAACCTATTTCCTGGAAGTGAAAGTTGGGCAGCGCCTGAAATGTTTATTGGCTTAAAGCACGATAGTAAAGCTGATATTTTTTCAATGGGAAGAGTGATTGCCTTCTTATGGGGCGAAAGTGCTACAAACTATTTGAGTAATAACCCCCTTAATAAAAGCCGAAATGCAGCAAAAAACCTTAATTTGCCCGCACAAGTTAAATGGGTAGAGCCATTTTTGAAACAAATGTTAGCGGAAAGACAAGAGGATAGAATAGAGATTGATTCCGCAATAAACCAATTTAAGCAACTTGCGTCCATTAACGCGCCGAAGCTTAAATTACCTCAATCCTCAATAAAGAATCACTCAAATATTAATAATCTCTGCTTTTTTCAAAATCCAACTAAAAGCACAAACAATTCTGATCTTACACAATTAAATATTCAGCGGGATATCAAAAAGGATTTGCAGGAATTATTAGAGAATCTTCCTGGTGAATTTTCTCATTATCGCAGTAATATAATTTTTAAAAACACAATAGGCCGTTTTACAACAATACAAAAAATGATGAATGAACTAAATCGGATCATGGATGAAAACGAATCTCAAGATATACCCAAGGAATTATATGATTTTATTCATCAATATCAGAATAAATTTTTGCATGCAAGCGAAGCTAATATTATAAGAAAAATAAATGGCTTCTTAGAAGATATAGAGTATCAAAATTTAACCAATTCAGGCTTTGAATTATAATATATTGATTTTACTCTGGGTTTGTTAGGAACGCATCGCTAACAAATCCCAGATAATTGTAAGATTTTTCAAGCCTTTTTCAAAGGATTTAGTATATATATCTTCTTTATTGTAACAACCCCATTTGCTTTTTATATTATTAAGATGAAAAATAACGGTTCTTTCAGTAATATGAAGCAATGGTGCAATAAGCTTGATCGATTTTCCTTGTAAAAAATAGTACAAAACCTCCATTTCTCTCCGAGACAAATTAATCGTTGTTTTTAGCCAATCATCAACATTAACATTGATTTTAAGATTAGGTGTTAAAAAGGTATTTTTTGAATTAAGGTTATTCATCAGTTGATGGAGATTCATAAATTTCGTAAAGCCAATGACACCATGAGTTTTTCCATCTTCATCTTTAAGCGGTAATTTGTGAGATAAGGCAAATATTTTTTCACCGTTTTTAGTAATACAATCATCTAATTGAAAGTAAATAATTTCTTCCATTGCCGAGTAATCATGACTATTATAAAAATGCGCATATTTCCCAAAGGGAAGTGCTTTATCAGGCATACCCATAATATCTTTTTCTTGTAATTGCAATTGTTTGAGTCCCCTATTATTCATATACTGGTAATGAAAATTCTTATCTTTGATGTATACGGTACTATGGGAGTATTCAAAAATTGTTTTTGTATAAGTCAAGAGTTTTTCAGGGATCATAAAGCTATTGTGACACAATCTTTTTGGTTGAAAATAATACCACAAGATTATAAATAAATCAATTTACTTTTTTATTAGATCCTGAACTACTTATTTTAATTAATAAATCTTGGATTGATTGTATTATTGGATAAAAATGACCCAATCTCGCTTTGTAAAAGATGTGATTTCCCTGGATGAATTTAGCTGTAAATTGACTATTATTGTTAACCTCAATAGAATTGCCATCTAATTTATCATCAATGAAATTGATTTTGAGCAATCACTCTGGACAATCCCATCAAGCCATACCAAAAATGCGCTGGTTATGAAAATTCATTTAACGCCACTCACTCAATCTTTATTTGAATTATTAAAAGCTGAAACCAATTCTTCTTTTGTCATACCAGGGCTTAATGATGAAGAACCCTTAACCGATAAGGCTATTGCGAAAGCAGTTAGCAGAATTCAAACTCGAGTTGGCATTCCTCATTGGACAGCCCATGATCTAAGACGCACCTTTGCAACCCAACTTGGAGAGGCTTTGCATGTTGATCCGGTGGTAATTGAGAAATGTTTAGGGCATAAGATGCCTAAGATCATGGCTACTTACAATAAGAATGAAATGCTACCTCAAAGAAAAGAAGCTCTTATTCGGTGGGAAGAACGTATTAAGCAACTTAT harbors:
- the legK3 gene encoding Dot/Icm T4SS effector LegK3: MFDRNIKEIINELQEKDLLPDTGKIIGGPRNQFDKKGEIKQGYLFSVMNKEPIGKGGFASVYPVTLYRQGETGFAKKSTDHKKFVTKKFNLNKLKIKYTNLNIENLIEKEFEFCRKAGHLSIKPPVYNNNKCYLTMKRMPGMDLNRIFNKLMANPHYLTEGQRIKITYALLLALKNQVIDKGIIHRDIKPENIHVKVVDPVEVNIFDYGLAKNAGEDDNLFPGSESWAAPEMFIGLKHDSKADIFSMGRVIAFLWGESATNYLSNNPLNKSRNAAKNLNLPAQVKWVEPFLKQMLAERQEDRIEIDSAINQFKQLASINAPKLKLPQSSIKNHSNINNLCFFQNPTKSTNNSDLTQLNIQRDIKKDLQELLENLPGEFSHYRSNIIFKNTIGRFTTIQKMMNELNRIMDENESQDIPKELYDFIHQYQNKFLHASEANIIRKINGFLEDIEYQNLTNSGFEL
- the regK3 gene encoding LuxR family transcriptional regulator RegK3 translates to MIPEKLLTYTKTIFEYSHSTVYIKDKNFHYQYMNNRGLKQLQLQEKDIMGMPDKALPFGKYAHFYNSHDYSAMEEIIYFQLDDCITKNGEKIFALSHKLPLKDEDGKTHGVIGFTKFMNLHQLMNNLNSKNTFLTPNLKINVNVDDWLKTTINLSRREMEVLYYFLQGKSIKLIAPLLHITERTVIFHLNNIKSKWGCYNKEDIYTKSFEKGLKNLTIIWDLLAMRS
- a CDS encoding Lpg2555 family Dot/Icm T4SS effector hydrolase, with the protein product MELTMAKELIFIDWDDTLVNRENAEDFESVTDENNTIYQMSPMFIGAVEALKQLQEKYHVVIVSSRGDLNRLRQLQLQSYDLESSIMPLENFTFEDNDNRLLFTRYGETNFPDKASFILYIQKMSGNKIKVFIDDDHTEIEAAQSKGIPTIHATHNKYLQNTEQFFSGLIHQVDNMELSHIFNKVAAEIRNNSRSISWGRQIAGFFSVHLPIAQSLENLASKLQRKSANEVSEEFDQYLKKIAYDPNKKGDIAVSLTKAKTAIDKHISAPIEIKEDQPFLNRMI